TAAGGTTAGACTCCACCAACTTCTTAAAAGCTTCCTGATCCCCTTCCTTTGCCCTTCTTGCTAACTCCTTTTCCTCCTCAGGGCTCAGGAGGGGTATGTTAGCCACCTTCTTTAAGTATTGGTTGATGATCTCTTGCTCGGCGTCCATGGCATTACCTCAAATTTAACACAACATACATATTGCTATCTCCTCTCCTTACAAGCAAAAGCACCTTATCCTTACCGGTAGACTTTGCTTTTTCTATAGCCTGCTTAAAATCATCCACACTAGATATATTTGCGTTATTGACAGAAAGTATTATATCTCCAGGCCTAAGCCCGCTTTGATAGGCAAGACCACCAGGAGTTACTCCTGTCACCAAAACTCCCCTGACTCCTAACCTTGCCTGTTCTGTAGGTGTAAGGTCTCTTAGAGCAAGCCCTAAGTCACCACCTTCTTCACTAGCTCTGGCAGTTTCTTTTTCTTCTGGCATCTCACCAACGCTTACCTTTACCTGGAGTTCTTTACCTTGTCTTATCACCTTCAAGACCACTTCAGTACCCGGTGTAGTTCTCATTATCCTCATCTGTAGATCTCTCACATCTTTAACAGGCTGTCCATCCACGGCAACTATCACATCTCCTATCTGAAGGCCTGCCTTTTGAGCTGGGCTGTTTGGAGCTACTTGGGCGATTATTGCACCTTCCTTTACTCCTATAGTCTCTGCTATATCAGGCGTAACATCTTGTATGACAACTCCTATGTATCCCCTCTGGACCTTTCCCTTTTCTATAAGCTGGCTTGCTACCCACTTAGCTAAGTTTATGGGAACGGCAAAGCCAAGGCCTTGACCTTCTGCAAGTATGGCCGTGTTTATACCTATCACCTCCCCTCTTATGTTGACCAAAGGTCCTCCAGAATTACCTGGGTTTATAGGAGCATCCGTCTGGATAAAGCTTTCATATTGAAGTATACCTATCGACCTCTTAAGGGCAGAGATTACACCAAATGTAACTGTTCTCTCAAGACCGTAAGGATTACCTATGGCTATGACAAGCTGGCCTACCTTCAGTTTGTCCGAATCCCCAAGCCTGGCTATCCTAGACTGTGGATTTTCTATACCTTTAGCGGATACCTCTATAACAGCTATGTCCGTTTTTGGATCAGTACCTACTATTCTAGCTTCCCTTTCAGTGTGTTCATCCAGCTTTACCCTCAGCTTTTTAGCATTCTGCACCACGTGGTTGTTGGTAAGTATGTAGAACTTATCGCCGTGCATACCTATTATCACACCTGAGCCAAGTGACCGTCTTTCCTGTGGTATCTGGAAGGGAAAAGGTACTGGGAAAGGAAAATCCTCGTCAAAGGGTGATACTTTAACTTCCTGCGTTGCAAATATAGTAACAACAGAAGGGGAGACAGTTTCTACCAGCTCGGTAAGTTCCTTCTCAAACTCTTCCAGAACCTTGCCTTGGAAAGGAGGTGATGACTGAGACTGACGAAAGATCTCCTCAGAAACAGGCTTTGCCTTACATCCAACTATGGAAAGGGTAAAGAGAAGAAAAGCCATAAAGAGTGTCATTTTTAACCACCTCCTCATACTGTCACCTCGCATGAAAAGAATAATACTTTAAAAGTTGGATTGTCAACAAGCTCAACCAACCTTTCCAACTCCTTTCGTGAAGGTTTTACACTCCCAGCGCATGGATTGTAAGAAGTGCCAGTATAGTGGAAAAATTTAAGAAGGTCCCAACCTCTAAAAGGTATGGGTACCTCCATAATCATCTTAGTCCTTATCCTAAAGTGAAGCTCCAAAAGCTTTAGAAGGTGTTCAGTCTCTGGAAAAGGAAAACCAAACTGCGGAAGGCTACCTTTTACAGGGATAGAAGCCAAGAATCTTCTTCTTACAACCCTCTTTATCTCTGGAATGACTCTATCCAAGTCCATCCAATGAAGGGAGAAATTACTTATTACAGTCCCAAAGCTTTTATCTCTGAAAGGAAGCTCTTCACCCTTACCGAGAACAGCAATCCCACCCTTTTGTTTGTACACCTTTAGCATTCCTACGGCTATATCCAAGCCAACTACATCCTTTGAAAGATCTTTCAATGTGCCCGTACCACAGCCAAGATCCAAAATAGGAGTCTCCAATTCTTCTTCCAAAGAAAGCAGCATATGGGCACACTCCCTTTGAGGAATTGCCCATTCTTCATACGTACTACTAGCTCTTGAGAATCTTGTGGACAATATACTCATATCCTGCCGGAAAATGACCTCCTGGGAAGGTGTATAATTTAGCATCCTTCAGTAGATTGTAAAGAGAAAGCATACATCTTATGGGAACAATAGGATCATAAGAACCATGCAACAGATAAACCTCGGCTCTTATGTATGGCAGATGCTTCCGAAGGTCAAGCTCCACATAATCCTTAAGCATGGCTTCAAGAACATCCAAAGAAACAGAATCTTGGAACTCTCCGTAAGCCCTTCTCCTGAACTCGGACAGAAAGGCTTCCCTTTCTTTCTTTAGTCTTAAGAAGAATCCCCTTATTTCCTTTTTATCCCAGCATTCTCCAAAGTATGCAGTAGCACCTATCAAGATAAGCCTTTTTACCTTTTGAGGAAAGAGCAAAGCTATAAGCATACTAAGGGAAGCTCCTAACGACCAACCAACCAACACAGAGTTTCTGTTCAACGATAGGCCTATCCTTGTAGCTAAATCATAAAAGTCCTTATACTCAGCGTTGCCTTTGCCATGACCAGGAAGGTCAAGTTTATGACCTACAAAACCATAAAAGACCTTGGAGGAAAAACCCCATCCGTGGATAAAGTACGGGTCCGGAGGGACTCGAACCCCCGACCTGGGGATTAGAAATCCCCTGCTCTGTCCAGCTGAGCTACGGACCCTCGGGGCGACAGGACTTGAACCTGCGAC
The DNA window shown above is from Thermocrinis minervae and carries:
- a CDS encoding Do family serine endopeptidase, with translation MAFLLFTLSIVGCKAKPVSEEIFRQSQSSPPFQGKVLEEFEKELTELVETVSPSVVTIFATQEVKVSPFDEDFPFPVPFPFQIPQERRSLGSGVIIGMHGDKFYILTNNHVVQNAKKLRVKLDEHTEREARIVGTDPKTDIAVIEVSAKGIENPQSRIARLGDSDKLKVGQLVIAIGNPYGLERTVTFGVISALKRSIGILQYESFIQTDAPINPGNSGGPLVNIRGEVIGINTAILAEGQGLGFAVPINLAKWVASQLIEKGKVQRGYIGVVIQDVTPDIAETIGVKEGAIIAQVAPNSPAQKAGLQIGDVIVAVDGQPVKDVRDLQMRIMRTTPGTEVVLKVIRQGKELQVKVSVGEMPEEKETARASEEGGDLGLALRDLTPTEQARLGVRGVLVTGVTPGGLAYQSGLRPGDIILSVNNANISSVDDFKQAIEKAKSTGKDKVLLLVRRGDSNMYVVLNLR
- a CDS encoding methyltransferase domain-containing protein — encoded protein: MSILSTRFSRASSTYEEWAIPQRECAHMLLSLEEELETPILDLGCGTGTLKDLSKDVVGLDIAVGMLKVYKQKGGIAVLGKGEELPFRDKSFGTVISNFSLHWMDLDRVIPEIKRVVRRRFLASIPVKGSLPQFGFPFPETEHLLKLLELHFRIRTKMIMEVPIPFRGWDLLKFFHYTGTSYNPCAGSVKPSRKELERLVELVDNPTFKVLFFSCEVTV
- a CDS encoding alpha/beta fold hydrolase; protein product: MPRSGVRVPPDPYFIHGWGFSSKVFYGFVGHKLDLPGHGKGNAEYKDFYDLATRIGLSLNRNSVLVGWSLGASLSMLIALLFPQKVKRLILIGATAYFGECWDKKEIRGFFLRLKKEREAFLSEFRRRAYGEFQDSVSLDVLEAMLKDYVELDLRKHLPYIRAEVYLLHGSYDPIVPIRCMLSLYNLLKDAKLYTFPGGHFPAGYEYIVHKILKS